TCGGAGGTGCTAGGTATATTTCCACCGGACGAGGATTTTCTATAACCAGGACTTCGTTTACTGGGCTTTATTCAGCTTACGCCCCAACTGCGATATATTCCGGGGCAAGATTGTTTTTGATGCTCGTATTTGTGACTATCACTATGTGGcaagtttcaattttatgGTTCTGGATTACGCTAATCTCCTTGACAATTTCACCATTCTTATTCAATCCACATCAATTTTCTTGGACTGATTTCTTTTTAGACTACAGGGAATTTGTGAGGTGGCTCAGTCGAGGAAATTCCAAATGGCATAGTCGGTCATGGATCAATTACACCAGGATTACGCGTTCCAAGTTTACAggtttcaaaagaaacaaactaaaaaaaGGAACAGATAGAATTCAAGAAGAGAACAGAAAGGCTCCATTTGTGAATGCATTGTTTGCAGAGGTTTTTGTACCGAGTGTCCAGGCTTTTTTTATTGCCGTTTCCTATTTGTACATGAATTCACAATCAGGCGTTGAGAATCCCCAAGATGTTCATTTACTCTTTAGATTGATTCTTGTTACATTATGTCCTCTggttttgaattctttgatattagtcttgatactttttttttctttattgacTGGACCCGTCTTGGGAATTTGCTGCAAAAAATTCCCCGGTGTTCTGGCTGCTACAGCGCATATAGGAGCTATTTTAGCCCATGTTATCACATTTGAActaattttggttttggaaAGTTTTAGCTTTTGTAGGGCATTGATTCTATTTATCTCGGCCACTTTCATCCAAAGAAGTATCATGCAAATAATCAAGCTACTTTTACTAAGTCGTGAACTAAAGGAAGACTTGAGCAATAGGGCGTGGTGGTCAGGTAAGTGGGTGCATTTAGGAAAATATGCATTGACCCAACTCTTCAGAGAGTTTATCGTTAAAATTAGTGAGATGAGTTTATTTGCTGCTGACTTTTGTATTGGGCATGCCATACTAATAGTGCTAACGCCTGCATTATTCGTTCCCTATATTGACCATTGGCATTCTTGTATGATAATGTGGATCAACCCATTATACAAGCTACGACAGCCAATCTTTACAACATCGAGGGAAAAAATGAGGAAACGAGAGGCAAGTAAATATGCAGCTCTTTACTTTGCAAATTTGCTATTCTTTGCTATTATCTTGCTAACTCCAATGGTTGTTACGTTAGGGTTTGAAGACCACTTGGTAAAGATGTTACCACAAGAGTCCTACGGGTTGATTCAGCCTAACCATCAAGACAACAACGATACAGGCACACGGGCACCTAAACACATCATGAGGTCCAAACCTGCAGTCAAAACCGTCAGTACATTCTGGCTGTGATTGTTATATTATTGTCCTTGGAAGTAAAATGTGTATGGATTCCTCAGAGTATGACACCCGTTGATCTGTGTATGCAACCATGAAACGAGGCTGGGGTAAAGGGAATTGCCATTTTGGGCAAAATGTAATCAAAAAACGCGCtggtgatgaagaaaaaaaaaacttgtgTTTTTTTGAAGGTGCGGAAATTGCTGTTTTTCCGCTAATTGGACAAAAATTTAGTTGCTGTTTCCATGGTATAAGTTTTGTGGTGAAGTTTGCTTTGTAAATGAATTTATGGTTTGTAATAGTTTCTGGAGATTTTACTTATCACTAGTCAACAGGCCCCCGTAGTTTTCGTTTTCAGGTGAGGAGATGTTATTCAATAAGGCTTCAGGTGTCGCACTCGCTGTTCTTGGATGTTTATCCAATGTCGTTAAGGCAGATGACTTCCCAACTATCGAAGTTGTCGGAAACAAGTTCTTTTATTCCAACAATCAATCTCAGTTTTACATCAGAGGTATTGCATATCAAAGTGATGTTTCAGCAAATGATAACACATCTTTTGTTGACCCATTAGCCAACGAAGAAGCATGTAAGAGAGATTTACCATACTTAACTGCCCTTAATACCAACGTCTTGAGAGTTTATGCTTTAGACACTGAATCCAATCATGATGCATGTATGAgccttttcaaagatgcaGGCATTTATATCATTGCCGATTTAGCAGAGCCTACTCTGGCTATTACCTCAACCAGTCCAGACTGGGATCTAGAATTATACAACAGATACACTTCTGTTATTGATGAGATGCAGCAATATGATAACGTCTTGGGTTTCTTTGCCGGTAATGAAGTGATCACAAATTCCACCAACTCCAATGCAGCGCCATTTGTCAAGGCGGCAATCAGAGATATGAAGAAGTACATCTCCGATAAGGGTTATAGGGATATTCCAGTTGGTTATTCTGCAAACGATGACGCACATACAAGAGTTGACTCTGCAGATTATTTTGCGTGTGGTGATGATGACATCAAAGCCGACTTTTATGGTATCAACATGTACGAATGGTGTGGTAACTCCAACTTCAAGGAGTCCGGTTACGAAGACAGAACTGAGgaattttctaatttgaCTGTTCCTGTCTTCTTTTCTGAATATGGTTGTAACGAAGTCCAACCAAGAAAGTTCACCGAGATTGCAACTCTTTTCAGCGATGAAATGACCGACGTTTGGTCTGGTGGTATTGTCTACATGTATTACCAAGAAGTCAACAATTATGGTCtagtttctgttgttgacGATAGTACTGTTTCCACCATGGCGGATTACAAGTACTACTCATCTGAAATCAATGCAATTCACCCAACCAGCGCAAAGGCAAGTGACGTTTCAACTACTGCATTAGCATGCCCAACCACCAACAAATACTGGATGGCAGCAACCTCTTTACCACCAACTCCTAACGAAGCTGTTTGTGACTGCATGTCCAAATCATTATCATGTGTTGTTGTCGATGACGTCAATGAAGACGATTATGAAGATCTATTCTCATACATTTGTGGTCAAATCGACTGTGATGGTATCAACGGCAATGGTAAGAAAGGTACCTATGGTGCGTACTCTTTCTGTTCATCCAAGGATAAGCTCTCCTTTGTTTTAGACTTGTACTACAAGGCACAAGACGAAAGCTCTCAAGCCTGCGATTTCTCCGGATCAGCAACTCTTGTTAAAGGTACTACTGCGTCCACGTGCTCGTCCATGATTTCTGCTGCAGGCACTTCTGGATTGGGTTCAGTTACTGGTGTCAGCGTAAACAACAGTGCTACTGAAACCACTGCAACATCCACTGCTAACGACTCCAgctcatcttcatcagaatCCAAGGATAAACACGACAAAAAGTCCACCTCCACTTCTGTTTCCTCAATTTCCTCCACCAGTAAAGGTGCAGCAGATGCTGTCCGTTCATCCTCGTCCATTTTCGGATTCTTTGGTGTCATTGCAGCATTGTTATTATGATGCCCTAGTATGTCCAGCTATTaagactttttttttaaacacacttcaaaaaatatggattTTCCCGTTCCTTTGTTCTCTCCTTTATTAGAACAACTTATTTATACTATCATAATATAGTATGACAATATAGTATAGTAATATAGTATAGTTTAGATGTTTAATTATATTACGtttccaaaatatcaaaaaaaaaaaaaggtcAGAATTAAATACCTTAAATGAATGAAAAAAGGACTAACGTCAAACTACACATCAGGGGCAATTGACGCATACTTTATAACCTCTTGTCAATTATTACCTACTCTAGTAGACACGTTAACCTCTCCTTACCCATCAACCAATGATCGGTTTAGACATGTATTCAGTGACTCTCGATCTAGACTCTCCTTGTTTACCCATATGTACTCGGAACAAAGTGGTATATCTCTAATGCAAATCTATACACTATATGTCCGTAATTGTGACGTTCCCTAAAGAAATAGGGGgcgtttttcttttggcGGTCCTTTCCCGATGGGGAAACAGAAAACGCGGAGCGCGCGCCTGCCCAAACAGGCAGCCCGGGCTATAAATAGCGCGTGCCGAAGAGGGAGTCTGGGCCCTGGCTTTCTCTGTGGggggaaagaaaagaatggggaaaaagaaaaggggGCTTGGACTCGTGGTGGCATGTTGAACCTTCACGATCACCGGTTGCTATTTTCAGGAGGGGCGCgtttgtttctgtttttgtttctgtttttgtttctgtttttgtttctgtttatatgtgtttgtttctgtttatATGTTTGCCTTTGTGTTAAGGTGGAAATGGAAGATCCGGGTAAAACACAATCGTGTTGATGGGTCAACCTCAGCCTCTCATTTAGATATGTCcaccaatttcttttcctATTTGAACTCTTCAACACGAGTTTCGTGTCTGTATATCAACCTCCtctcttccttctttttgtcATTCTTGACGTTGACTGTATCTGTAtctttttctcctcctttATTTCTTCTACTTCCTCTACAGTTTTGCTTCTTGTGTCCTTTTGTTCTTTCCCCTTGTAGGTTCTCTATTGACAAGATGAAGTTCTCAAAGTCTCTCGCTTTACTATCTACTGCTCTCTTTAGCGGAGTGGCCACTGCTAATGACGATTTCCCTACCATCAATGTGGTTGGAAACAAGTTTTTCTACTCCAACAATGCCTCTCAGTTCTACATCAAGGGTGTTGCATACCAACAAAACACTGCAGGCTTGGACACAGACGCAAAGTATGTTGATCCATTGGCCGACGAGGAAAGTTGTAAAAGAGACATTCCATATTTGACCGAGCTGCACACAAATACCATCAGAGTGTATGCCCTTAATGCCAGTGCCAACCACGATGCATGCATGAACGCCCTGCAAGATGCTGGTATTTACGTCATTGCAGACTTGTCATCTCCAGGTGAATCCATCATTACCAGTGATCCAGAATGGGATCTTGAATTGTATGACAGATACACCTCGGTCATTGATATGATGCAGAAGTACAACAATGTCTTGGGGTTCTTTGCCGGTAACGAAGTCATTACTAATTCCACAAACACCGACACTGCTCCTTTTGTCAAGGCGGCAATCAGAGATATGAAGAAGTACATCTCCGATAAGGGTTATAGGGATATTCCAGTTGGTTATTCTGCGAACGATGACTCTAATACGAGGGTCCAATCTGCAGATTATTTTGCGTGCGGTGATGATGACATCAAAGCCGACTTTTATGGTATCAACATGTACGAATGGTGTGGTAACTCCAACTTCAAGGAGTCCGGTTACGAAGCTAGAACTAAGGAATTTTCCAACTTAACTGTTCcgattttcttttctgaaTATGGTTGTAACGAAGTCCAACCAAGAAAGTTCACCGAAGTTGGTACAATTTATAGTGACGAAATGACTGACGTTTGGTCTGGTGGTATCGTCTACATGTATTTCgaggaagaaaacaacTACGGTTTAGTTTCTGTTGAGGATAACAAGGTGTCAACCATGGCAGATTTCAATTACTTGAAGTCTGAATTAGGCAGCATCAGCCCAACCTATGCAAAGGCTTCCGCAGCTTCTGCATCTGCTAAAACTTTACAATGTCCATCTACTGATAAGAACTGGTCCGCAGCTACCAACTTACCTCCAACTCCAGATCAATCCCTTTGTGATTGTGTCGAAAGTTCTGTTGAATGTACCGTTTCTGATGATGTCGATGAAAGTGATTACAGTGACCTGTTTGGTGTGGTTTGTAACTACATCTCCTGTGATGAAATTAACGCTAATGGTAAGAAAGGTACTTATGGTTCTTACTCATTCTGTAATCCTAAGGAAAAGTTGGCATATGTTTTGAACAAGTACTATCAAGATCAAGATAAGAATAAGTCCGCTTGTGATTTTTCCGGCTCTGCTACTATTGTGAAGTCATCTGCAGCTTCAACTTGTTCGTCCATCTTAAAGAATGCCTCTGCAAGCCAAACATTCACTAACTCTGGCTCCACAGCTAAAGATTCTTCAGAGACTAAGACTAGTGGCTCTGCCAAGTCGGTTTCTTCAATCAGTTCAACTTCCAAGGGTGCAGCTGCTAGCCTCAAGGCCCCAATGCATGCTTCAAGTCTATCATCAATGTACTTGTGTACTTTAATTGGTGGTGTTGTTGTCGGCTCCATCTCTATGATTTTGATCTGATCATTAgatatattatttttacaTACTAGTATGTACAATTGTTTTCTTAAAATCTTTACTTTCTTTTCCCTTAAAATTATACACCCCACTCtattttgaatgatttaCCGTTTTCACaattatcaaaaagaaaaaatagcattCTAGGTTCAATGCGTATTATTATACAAATGCTAGTTTTATAAACAAAATAGTCCAATAAACAAGCAACTTAACTCTTTATTCATTTGATCATGAAGATTTCCTGCAATGCTTTTTCGTCCATGATTGCAGCTCGTTTTTGTCTGATCCATTTGGAACGTAAAGCCATTTTACTTCCTAGAACACTTGTATTGGACGCTTCAGCCTTGGGCTTCAGCATGGACTCTCTGGTTATCTTGTCCCCTTTTGACTTTTTCcccttcttctctttcttctctttcttctctttcttccccttcttctctttcttctctttcttctctttcttccccttcttctctttcttccccttcttctctttcttctctttcttccccttcttctctttcttctctttcttctctttcttctctttcttctctttcttctctttatttcctttcttttcctttttgcttttcttgGTAATCTTAGTATCGATATCGTCTTCACGCTTTCTTTTTGGTGTCTCAGTATCCACCAACTGcctgttttctttatccCAGGTACTTCTTAATGTATCACCCTTCACAAAATGAACTCCCCAACGTCCGTTGATGATCCTCTCAgtcctttttctttcaacttcttgGTTGATTTGCTCCTCCTTACCATTTAATCGACCAAGAAGCCTCTGAAATACATCCAAATGTACGTTTTCCCCactatcaaattcatcctGTTTGGCCCTTTTCTTTGCTAGGTTTGATCCAAGACCAACGTTGTCGTTCTTGACGGTGATTTTGATGTGTGATGTCAAGGCATTGTTCGTCAAGCCCAGACCTTTTCCTGGCTCCCATCCAAGCTTCACCAGATGTTGGTGACCAAATCTGCTAGTGTCATTAGACCATGTAGTGTTTCTAGGATCTATACCAAATCTCTGCTTGACTCTTGTTCCTGCGAGACCCATGTTGTTTACGTGTGGAGTATAAGGGATCTTTAAATGTCAAAAAACTTTTCACATATatagtatatatatacatatatattaCTGAAATGTAGTACACTACGATAAATGTTTGAATTTCtaaaattttttctatCACAATTACCCAGAACTCTCTCTTTTACACTGTGCACCAGAAAACATTTTTCATCCTCtccattttatttttcattctccctattttaaattttatttttcattttccattttttttttcaattcaaaactGAATTTCGCATTTCCaaaggttttttttttccatttccaaattATGAGGTAAACTTACATGGCAACAGCCACCTGATTCCTTTTACCTTGCTTCCTTCTAGAGACAAGCATCCCCAAGAGCCTCATCACGAGCTACATCAATCATGTCCAACATTCCCGAGGATATCCAGCAGACGCTTGGAAACTTGCTCACTGCGTTGTCATCTACGGACAACGCCTATCGTAAGCAAGCAGAACTTGTATTGAATAATGAATGGTGCATCAGGGATAAGGTTGATATTTTGTTAGTATTTTTGGCAGAACAAGCAGCCAATGGTGCGGAGGAGAACACACGTGCGTTTGCAGCAGTTTTATTTAGGCGTTTCTCGATTAAATCTCCCAACTATCAGGGGTTCTCTGTCACTGACAGACAAATTGATCATATTTCAGTGCCGgcaaaagttgaaattcGCCGTTTGTTATTGCAGGGATTTACTTCACAGCAAACCAAGAATGTCAGGCATAAATTAGCAGACGCAATTGCAGAGGTTGCTAAGGATAACTTTGATTGGCCAGAATTATTGCCTATGGTTTTGCATGCAACTAGCTCAAACGATGCCGCAATGAAGGAGTCTTCATTCAGAATGATTGCAACAACTCCTCAAATAATCAGTAAGCATGATCTAAATGAATCGTTTCTAAAAATGTTCCACTCTGGGTTTGAGGACGAATCTGATGATGTAAGAATAGCCACTTGTACTGCATTTGTTGccttttttgaaaatctaCCTAAGTCTATGTGGTCAGTTCTATCACAGCTATTACCGAATCTTTTAAACTCTTTACCGAGGTTATTGAGCAGTGGTAACGATACTGCATTAGCATCCGTCTTGGAGAGCTTGATTGACTTGGTCGTTCTTGCCCCAAAGATCTTTAAGCCAATGTTTGAAACAATCATTAGCTTTTGCTCACAGGTTGCTCAGAATACAGACTTAGAATCAAATGCAAGACTTACAGCTTTGGAGTTGTTAACTACTTTCTCTGAAACTTCTC
The Pichia kudriavzevii chromosome 2, complete sequence DNA segment above includes these coding regions:
- a CDS encoding uncharacterized protein (PKUD0B08480; Pfam Domains: Glyco_hydro_72(8.1e-201)|X8(9.3e-37)), with amino-acid sequence MLFNKASGVALAVLGCLSNVVKADDFPTIEVVGNKFFYSNNQSQFYIRGIAYQSDVSANDNTSFVDPLANEEACKRDLPYLTALNTNVLRVYALDTESNHDACMSLFKDAGIYIIADLAEPTLAITSTSPDWDLELYNRYTSVIDEMQQYDNVLGFFAGNEVITNSTNSNAAPFVKAAIRDMKKYISDKGYRDIPVGYSANDDAHTRVDSADYFACGDDDIKADFYGINMYEWCGNSNFKESGYEDRTEEFSNLTVPVFFSEYGCNEVQPRKFTEIATLFSDEMTDVWSGGIVYMYYQEVNNYGLVSVVDDSTVSTMADYKYYSSEINAIHPTSAKASDVSTTALACPTTNKYWMAATSLPPTPNEAVCDCMSKSLSCVVVDDVNEDDYEDLFSYICGQIDCDGINGNGKKGTYGAYSFCSSKDKLSFVLDLYYKAQDESSQACDFSGSATLVKGTTASTCSSMISAAGTSGLGSVTGVSVNNSATETTATSTANDSSSSSSESKDKHDKKSTSTSVSSISSTSKGAADAVRSSSSIFGFFGVIAALLL
- a CDS encoding uncharacterized protein (PKUD0B08490; similar to Saccharomyces cerevisiae YMR307W (GAS1); ancestral locus Anc_5.13) — its product is MFAFVLRWKWKIRVKHNRVDGSTSASHLDMSTNFFSYLNSSTRVSCLYINLLSSFFLSFLTLTVSVSFSPPLFLLLPLQFCFLCPFVLSPCRFSIDKMKFSKSLALLSTALFSGVATANDDFPTINVVGNKFFYSNNASQFYIKGVAYQQNTAGLDTDAKYVDPLADEESCKRDIPYLTELHTNTIRVYALNASANHDACMNALQDAGIYVIADLSSPGESIITSDPEWDLELYDRYTSVIDMMQKYNNVLGFFAGNEVITNSTNTDTAPFVKAAIRDMKKYISDKGYRDIPVGYSANDDSNTRVQSADYFACGDDDIKADFYGINMYEWCGNSNFKESGYEARTKEFSNLTVPIFFSEYGCNEVQPRKFTEVGTIYSDEMTDVWSGGIVYMYFEEENNYGLVSVEDNKVSTMADFNYLKSELGSISPTYAKASAASASAKTLQCPSTDKNWSAATNLPPTPDQSLCDCVESSVECTVSDDVDESDYSDLFGVVCNYISCDEINANGKKGTYGSYSFCNPKEKLAYVLNKYYQDQDKNKSACDFSGSATIVKSSAASTCSSILKNASASQTFTNSGSTAKDSSETKTSGSAKSVSSISSTSKGAAASLKAPMHASSLSSMYLCTLIGGVVVGSISMILI
- a CDS encoding uncharacterized protein (PKUD0B08500; similar to Saccharomyces cerevisiae YGR280C (PXR1); ancestral locus Anc_5.12), which encodes MGLAGTRVKQRFGIDPRNTTWSNDTSRFGHQHLVKLGWEPGKGLGLTNNALTSHIKITVKNDNVGLGSNLAKKRAKQDEFDSGENVHLDVFQRLLGRLNGKEEQINQEVERKRTERIINGRWGVHFVKGDTLRSTWDKENRQLVDTETPKRKREDDIDTKITKKSKKEKKGNKEKKEKKEKKEKKEKKEKKGKKEKKEKKGKKEKKGKKEKKEKKEKKGKKEKKEKKEKKGKKSKGDKITRESMLKPKAEASNTSVLGSKMALRSKWIRQKRAAIMDEKALQEIFMIK